GATCTCGTAGACGCCAGaaagggattttgttttgaaattttctgCTTTGGAGATCTACAATGAAACTGTTGTTGATCTTCTGAAATGCAAATCTGGCTCACTTTGGCTTTTGGATGACTCTGAGGTATTTACAAGAAACTTTCATGATGGAGATCAAATGGATTCCTTTTCATGCTCTAACATTTCATTCCCCCTTTTTAATGTAGAAAAGCACCATAGTTGACAAGCCACAGGAAGAAATTGTTGAGAATGGCGAACATTTGAGGCACTTAATTGGAATTTTTGAAGGTAATGTGTTAATTTAAGTTCATTGCAAATTGTAAGGTGTTTGTCCAAAACTTGAGATGATTTGTTGAATTGATGGAGTACAATTGTTGTTCCAATGAACAAATGTGGTGTTAACTATCTGTTTTGTAATTGTGTTTCCTAAGCTACTGGCAGTAACTTCTTATCATCCAGTGAACATATTTTCCCATTTGAATGAGAATTGGTGACAAAATATTAAAACCTTTCTGTATTGCATAAGATGATCTGTGCATCATATTTTCTGTTTTGTATGATCTAATTGTAAAGTTGTCTTTGCAGCTCAAAGGCAAGTGGGAGAAACTGCCCTAAATGATAAAAGCTCAAGATCGCATCAGATAATAAGGCTGCTAGACATgatgaatttatatttttttaaatgtttcatGAAAGGTTGACTCTTATATAGTGCTTTATGAAGACCGTATTATTAGCTTGTCATCCTCCTTTATTTTCGGTTCTTCCTTTCTTGAGTTGGAAACTTGGGTTACACatttttaagttgagtcaagttTCCTCCGCAGAACAAtgttagggctggtttggtattgctgtgctttgaaaaaaagctgctgtgagaataagcggctgtgctgtgagaataagcggctgtgaaataaagccagtagagtgtttggtaaacttttttgtgaaagtgcttttgaaaaaaaaagcaggatgatagtgtgtcttttcattaaatgagcactgtagctctgtgtgctttgaaaaaactggctttttttcaaagcagcaaatagcagcttcaacttttcctttgattttcagcttattctcacagcagcttccaaaataagcctttttttttcagtttaccaaacacaaaaatgaccctcagctttttttcacagtggtttttttttaaatcacctcaatcccaaacgggacCTTAATGTGGCAGCCATAAGCCATCATGCATACAAGCATTATTTTACTCAAGCATGCATAAGGGTAAAATCAccaatttgttaatttttttccaGACCATAGAAAGCAGCCTCCGGGAGAGTTCAGGGTCTGTGAAGGCTTTTGGAGTGAGTTTGGTAATGTTTATCCTCACTCAGGTTTTTTGGTAGTAAACAAGAACGAAATTTTCTTCCATGGGTTTTTACTAGAATTCTGGATATCTGCAGAACCTTGTGGACCTTGCTGGAAGTGAACGTGCCTCCCAAACAAATGCAGATGGTAAAGGATTGAAGAAAGGCAGTCACATTAACCGTAGCTTGTTGACACTCACAACCGTTATCAGGAAGCTAAGGTAAAGCTGCTGTCAAAATGTTGATGACTTAGAGCATCTGTAGCTCTTGTTCCTTTAGTTTTGTGCTATATGTTCATGTTCAACTTATCCGAATCCTGCCTTTTGCTTTGGTGGAAACAAAAACCTTGAACTTATTTGCATTTTAGCATGGAAAGCTCCAATATACGCAAACAGAcacaaatgcatgaaattacaTGGTACTCATCTGTGAGCATGAAAGTCCATGCTCAGCAGTGGTATCTAAAAAAGAAAAGTACTTTTTTGCGATAATAATGGAAAATTCCTGTATTGTAATTTGTTGAAAATGTAAGTGCAtgcaagctatacaggatatgtatgaaggagcaaagactgccgtaagaactcatgaaggacaaaccgaaagctttcccataactgtaggattacatcaaggctcatccttaagtccttacctttttgcgttggtaatggatgagttaacaggacatattcaagatgatattccttggtgtatgcttttcgcagacgatatagtgttgatagatgaaactcaagaaggggtaaatgcaaagcttaacctttggagagaagtgttagaatctaaaggtcttcgcctaagccgatcaaagacagaatatatggagtgcaagttcagtgcaaatggaggccaaaacgagttaggggtgaggatcggagatcaagaaataccaaagagcgatcgttttcgttacctaggatctatcttgcaaaagaacggagaattagatggagatctcaaccatagaatacaagctggatggatgaagtggaagagtgcatccggcgtgttgtgtgaccgccgtatgccactgaagctcaagggaaaattttataggacggcaataaggccggcgatgctgtatggcacagaatgttgggcggtgaagcatcaacacgtacacaaaatgggtgtagcggagatgaggatgcttcgttggatgtgtgggcacacgagaaaggataagattaggaatgaggatatccggggtaaagtaggagtagccgaaattgaaggaaagatgagagaaaatcggttacggtggtttggacatgtgcaaagaaggcctactgacgctccgattagaagattcgactatgggacagaggttcagggccgaaggggtagaggaagacctaggaaaactttgagagagaccctaagaaaagacttagagtacttggatctaacggaggacatgacacaggacagaacacaatggcgttctaagattcatatagccgatcccactcagtgacttggattttccaaatctccaaccgagaagttgtcctcgctcgagaaattaagggaacactacctcaacctacatgctccacttaCAAAgattcaacatacaagcttcaacaaaaggaaattcaaagaacttagcgaagaaggctttggtgatttaacacaatacgttgaaatgaaggaaaacttatttattgatatccccaataagttataaatatgtacatatacttgagtcaaaataaacaaacaagagggagccttcacaaaggttgcttaggagaagtctcagcagtcggtagagccccagaaagagaaggcaccggagggggatcattcggagcctcagtactggacagaaccctagaaggaggaggcatcagaggttgatcatttggagctttattacgcggtacagccccagaagacgaaggcaataaatgcctttggaacaaacccacaaatctctgatgatcaagtaaaacctgaccatcagattccttcatctggtcaagcttcctcttcatgtt
This is a stretch of genomic DNA from Malus domestica chromosome 02, GDT2T_hap1. It encodes these proteins:
- the LOC103426753 gene encoding kinesin-like protein NACK2 isoform X1, which codes for MNATIFAYGQTSSGKTFTMRGISENAVRDIFEHIKNTPERDFVLKFSALEIYNETVVDLLKCKSGSLWLLDDSEKSTIVDKPQEEIVENGEHLRHLIGIFEAQRQVGETALNDKSSRSHQIIRLTIESSLRESSGSVKAFGVSLNLVDLAGSERASQTNADGKGLKKGSHINRSLLTLTTVIRKLR
- the LOC103426753 gene encoding kinesin-like protein KIN-7A isoform X2, producing the protein MNATIFAYGQTSSGKTFTMRGISENAVRDIFEHIKNTPERDFVLKFSALEIYNETVVDLLKCKSGSLWLLDDSEKSTIVDKPQEEIVENGEHLRHLIGIFEAQRQVGETALNDKSSRSHQIIRLLDMMNLYFFKCFMKDHRKQPPGEFRVCEGFWSEFEPCGPCWK